From Anopheles darlingi chromosome 2, idAnoDarlMG_H_01, whole genome shotgun sequence, the proteins below share one genomic window:
- the LOC125959950 gene encoding RNA polymerase II-associated factor 1 homolog, whose protein sequence is MAPTVQNGANGADKRPVRQQERRSELISRVKYCNTLPDIPFDLKFITYPFENDRFIQYNPTSLERNYRYEVLTEHDLGVTIDLINRDLYQIDHTAQLDPADEKLLEEDIHTPQDSMRSSRHAKSVSWLRKSEYISTEQTRFNPQTMEKVEAKVGFNVKKSLREETLYMDREAQIKAIEKTFDDNTKTITTHYSKPGVTPVEVLPLFPDFVNWKYPCAQVIFDSDPAPSGKNVPAQIEEMSQAMIRGVMDESGEQFVAYFLPTEDTLEKRRRDLVNETLYEDEEEYEYKMAREYNWNVKSKASKGYEENYYLVLRQDGIYYNELETRVRLSKRRQKNAQQQSNTKLVVKHRSLNASEHRMQRYRERQLEPPGEEDDEDIEEEEEEEEEEEESIQQTEATKADDGGKQEKRAERSSRSRSRSGSAASARSRSSRSRSRSGTRSQSRSVSRSRSKSASRSRSRSGSRSRSKSRTPSGSRSRSGSRSRSRSGSKRGSASRSRSRSRSRSGSGSRSRSRSRSRSRSGSRSGSGSRSRSGTPVNSGGSRSGSASRSGSDSD, encoded by the exons ATGGCTCCGACCGTGCAAAATGGGGCAAACGGTGCCGATAAGCGACCGGTGCGCCAACAGGAACGCAG GTCGGAGCTGATTTCGCGAGTAAAGTACTGCAACACACTCCCGGATATTCCGTTCGATCTGAAGTTTATTACGTATCCTTTCGAGAATGATCGGTTCATTCAGTACAACCCAACATCGCTCGAGCGGAATTACCGCTACGAGGTGCTCACCGAGCACGATCTCGGAGTTACGATCGACTTGATCAACCGCGATCTGTACCAGATCGATCACACGGCCCAGCTGGATCCGGCGGACGAGAAGCTGCTGGAGGAAGACATCCACACGCCGCAGGACTCGATGCGCAGTAGCCGCCATGCCAAGAGTGTTTCGTGGTTGCGAAAATCCGAGTACATCTCCACCGAACAGACACGGTTCAATCCGCAGACGATGGAAAAGGTCGAGGCGAAGGTCGGTTTTAACGTGAAGAAAAGTTTGCGCGAAGAAACGCTTTACATGGACCGGGAGGCACAGATTAAGGCAATCGAGAAAACGTTCGACGATAACACGAAGACGATCACTACGCACTACAGCAAGCCGGGCGTGACGCCGGTCGAGGTGTTGCCGTTGTTCCCCGACTTTGTCAACTGGAAGTATCCTTGTGCACAGGTCATCTTCGATTCGGATCCTGCACCGAGCGGTAAGAATGTGCCGGCTCAGATAGAGGAGATGTCGCAGGCCATGATTCGGGGTGTGATGGACGAAAGTGGCGAGCAGTTCGTGGCCTACTTCCTGCCGACCGAAGATACGCTGGAGAAGCGTCGCCGTGATTTGGTGAATGAAACGTTgtacgaggacgaggaggagtacGAGTACAAGATGGCCCGAGAGTACAACTGGAACGTGAAGAGTAAGGCCTCGAAGGGCTACGAGGAGAACTACTATCTGGTGCTGCGCCAGGATGGTATCTACTACAACGAGCTGGAAACGCGCGTGCGACTAAGCAAGCGACGCCAGAAAAACGctcagcagcagagcaacacGAAGCTGGTCGTCAAGCATCGATCACTCAATGCTTCCGAGCACCGTATGCAGCGTTATCGCGAACGACAGCTCGAACCACCGGGCGAAGAGGATGACGAGGACatcgaggaagaagaggaagaggaggaggaagaagaagaaagcatccAACAAACGGAAGCTACTAAAGCCGACGACGGTGGCAAGCAAGAGAAGCGCGCGGAAAGATCAAGCCGCTCTAGAAGTCGTTCCGGATCGGCAGCATCTGCTAGATCTCGTTCATCTCGCTCGCGATCAAG ATCGGGTACAAGATCACAGTCGCGATCCGTTTCGCGAAGCCGCTCGAAATCGGCCAGTCGTAGTCGGTCTCGCTCGGGAAGTCGCAGCCGCTCGAAAAGCCGTACCCCTTccggcagccgcagccgcagtgGTTCTCGTTCACGATCCCGTTCTGGTTCGAAGCGTGGCTCAGCATCGCGCTCACGCTCCCGATCACGTTcacgttccggttccggatctCGGTCGCGCTCTAGGTCTCGTTCCCGCTCCCGGTCGGGCTCTCGGTCGGGCTCTGGTTCTCGCAGTCGCTCGGGAACTCCGGTCAATAGCGGTGGATCTCGCAGTGGTTCAGCCAGCCGCTCGGGAAGTGACTCAGATTAA
- the LOC125959953 gene encoding mannose-1-phosphate guanyltransferase beta — protein MGVVGKSNGMRALILVGGYGTRLRPLTLSTPKPLVEFANKPILLHQIEALVEAGVTQVILAVSYRAEQMEAELKLQVERLGVKLIFSHETEPLGTAGPLALAKSILAESTEPFFVLNSDIICDFPFKELEQFHRRHGREGTIVVTRVEEPSKYGVVLYADDGCIKSFIEKPQEFVSNKINAGMYVLNPSVLRRIELKPTSIEKEIFPAMSHEKDLYAFELNGFWMDIGQPRDFLTGMCLYLTSLRQRKPELLYNGPAGFVGNVLVDPTAKIGAGCRIGPNVTIGPNVVIEDGVCIKRCTILKDAIIKSHSWLDSCIIGWRCVVGRWVRLEGTTVLGEDVIVQDEIYINGGQVLPHKSIALSVPEPQIIM, from the coding sequence ATGGGAGTCGTCGGAAAGAGCAACGGTATGCGGGCACTGATTTTGGTCGGCGGTTACGGTACGCGTCTTCGGCCGCTTACCCTCAGCACACCTAAACCGCTGGTGGAGTTTGCAAACAAGCCGATCCTGCTGCACCAGATCGAAGCGCTCGTCGAGGCAGGCGTCACGCAGGTCATATTGGCAGTTTCGTACCGAGCGGAACAGATGGAGGCAGAACTGAAGCTGCAGGTCGAGCGACTCGGAGTGAAACTTATCTTCTCGCACGAAACTGAACCCCTCGGTACGGCCGGTCCGCTAGCACTAGCCAAATCGATTCTCGCCGAAAGCACGGAACCCTTCTTTGTGCTCAACTCCGACATCATCTGCGACTTTCCCTTTAAAGAGCTGGAACAGTTCCACCGGAGGCATGGCCGGGAAGGGACAATCGTGGTGACACGGGTCGAAGAACCCTCCAAATACGGTGTGGTGCTGTACGCCGACGATGGTTGCATCAAGAGCTTCATCGAGAAGCCCCAGGAGTTTGTCAGCAATAAGATCAACGCCGGAATGTACGTGCTCAATCCGTCCGTGTTGAGGCGCATCGAGCTGAAACCGACGTCGATCGAGAAGGAAATCTTCCCCGCCATGTCGCACGAGAAGGACCTGTACGCGTTCGAGCTGAATGGCTTCTGGATGGATATTGGACAGCCGCGTGACTTCCTGACGGGGATGTGCCTCTACCTGACCTCGCTACGCCAACGAAAACCGGAGCTTTTGTACAACGGACCGGCCGGATTCGTGGGGAATGTGCTGGTCGACCCGACGGCCAAGATTGGTGCTGGTTGCCGGATCGGACCGAACGTGACCATCGGCCCGAACGTCGTGATCGAGGACGGAGTCTGCATTAAGCGGTGCACCATTCTGAAGGATGCAATCATCAAGTCTCACTCCTGGCTGGACAGCTGTATCATCGGCTGGCGGTGCGTTGTCGGTCGATGGGTACGGCTCGAAGGTACGACCGTGCTGGGAGAGGACGTCATCGTGCAGGATGAAATCTACATCAACGGAGGACAAGTACTGCCACACAAAAGCATAGCCCTTAGCGTTCCCGAACCACAGATCATTATGTAG
- the LOC125959958 gene encoding transmembrane protein 256 homolog: MGLNDAFNYVLFNNPVSSTMWGIAANGAKAVGLKPKAVAQTAAAHTTTTVAQQALPPLWKMLGCNRQILRLAGVSGATAVMIGAYGAHYHFVTNDDEDRDPRQIFDMTNRYHFLHSLALLAAPLARRPYLTAVLMTAGMSMFCGTCYYIAFTNDRRFAKFTPFGGFLLIFGWLSFAI; the protein is encoded by the exons ATGGGTTTGAACGACGCATTTAACTACGTGCTATTCAACAATCCCGTCTCCAGCACCATGTGGGGAATCGCAGCGAACGGAGCGAAAGCGGTG GGATTGAAACCGAAAGCTGTGGCACAGACGGCGGCGGCACatacgacaacgacggtcgCCCAACAAGCGCTTCCACCCCTGTGGAAGATGCTCGGCTGTAACCGGCAGATCTTGAGACTGGCCGGAGTAAGCGGTGCTACGGCCGTGATGATCGGAGCCTACGGCGCCCATTATCATTTCGttacaaacgacgacgaagatcgTGATCCGAGACAGATATTCGACATGACCAATCGTTACCACTTCCTTCATTCCCTTGCCCTTTTGGCGGCTCCGCTCGCAAGACGTCCCTACTTG ACCGCTGTTCTGATGACTGCTGGAATGTCCATGTTCTGCGGCACTTGCTACTACATCGCGTTCACCAACGATCGTCGGTTCGCCAAGTTTACTCCGTTCGGTGGCTTTTTACTCATCTTTGGATGGCTGTCGTTTGCAATTTAA
- the LOC125959951 gene encoding probable mitochondrial glutathione transporter SLC25A40 isoform X1 codes for MARSMAATAPGQDMDDSRFRIRPYQQILSSCSGALVTSLFMTPLDVIKTRLQAQQKLLLSNKCYLYCNGLMDHICPCGPNMGPSAVSKPTLHFTGTIDAFSKISRYEGVGSLWSGLGPTLVLALPTTVIYFVAYEQFRIRLKELYQSRKGKDAELPIWLPLIAGSSARVLAVTIVNPLELIRTKMQSERLSYTEVGRAFRNLVRMQGVLGMWNGFFPTILRDVPFSGIYWTTYETIKKRFNVSQPTFAFSFVGGAISGGVAAFCTVPFDVVKTHQQIAFGEQFLYPQNGAKSKKLTGSTFGTMRKIYEINGIRGLFTGLTPRLVKVAPACAIMIASFEYGKNFFYSYNVARYHEKLHATGGGSAGGSSSVVSSSVPSSPSIVASHIPRTMAASPAE; via the exons ATGGCAAGAAgcatggcagcaacagcaccgggGCAGGATATGGACGATAGCCGCTTTCGTATCCGACCGTATCAGCAAATACTATCCTCCTGTAGTGGCGCTCTTGTGACGTCGCTCTTCA TGACTCCGCTGGACGTGATCAAAACGAGGCTGCAGGCACAGCAGAAATTGCTGCTCTCCAACAAATGCTACCTTTACTGTAACGGATTGATGGATCACATCTGCCCTTGCGGACCCAACATGGGCCCATCTGCCGTCAGTAAACCTACGCTTCACTTTACCGGAACGATC GACGCGTTTTCAAAAATAAGTCGCTATGAAGGAGTCGGTTCTCTGTGGTCTGGCCTCGGACCGACGCTAGTTTTGGCCCTTCCAACGACGGTTATTTACTTTGTCGCCTACGAACAGTTCCGCATACGGCTGAAGGAGCTGTACCaaagcagaaaaggaaaagatgcGGAACTACCGATCTGGTTACCGCTAATAGCAGGCAGCTCAGCCCGTGTCCTGGCGGTGACCATCGTTAATCCGCTCGAGTTGATTCGCACAAAGATGCAATCGGAACGGCTCAGTTACACCGAGGTCGGGCGTGCATTCCGTAACTTGGTCCGGATGCAAGGAGTTCTCGGAATGTGGAACGGCTTCTTCCCGACCATTCTGCGAGACGTACCTTTCAGCGGTATCTACTGGACGACGTATGAGACCATCAAAAAGCGCTTCAACGTTAGTCAACCGACGTTTGCGTTCAGCTTCGTTGGCGGAGCCATTTCTGGTGGTGTGGCCGCATTCTGCACGGTTCCATTTGACGTGGTCAAAACGCATCAACAGATTGCATTCGGCGAACAGTTCCTATATCCCCAGAATGGCGCCAAATCAAAGAAACTCACCGGCAGCACATTCGGTACCATGCGGAAGATATACGAGATTAACGGTATCCGTGGTCTGTTTACCGGGCTGACGCCACGATTGGTCAAGGTGGCTCCCGCTTGTGCCATCATGATAGCGTCGTTCGAGTatgggaaaaactttttctaCTCCTACAACGTCGCACGATACCACGAAAAACTCCAcgctaccggtggtggctcCGCCGGTGGTAGCTCCTCAGTGGTTAGTAGCTCCgttccatcatcgccatctATCGTTGCATCTCATATCCCACGGACCATGGCCGCTTCCCCCGCCGAATAA
- the LOC125959954 gene encoding Bardet-Biedl syndrome 5 protein homolog, which translates to MNQKPVWEDREVKFDIPSIYKTLRSGERILDVLDSVEDTKGNSGDTGRILATNLRIVWYSVTSYRFSLSIGYACILTMNTKTVVSKLRGTTQALHILGVGANSRFEFIFTNLLANTKHFASIFDIYRLYQASTVYRELKLRSSVVTAGQLQVLPQEQLFNTISGVWNLSSDQGNLGILIVSNVRLVWYAEMNNSFNISLPYMQIATVRIRESKYGPALVIQTLETGGSYVLGFRIDPPDRLGEVYKELLSLHSVYTETPVFGVFYEAPADKERPPSQTFDDIEELEQGAGTEINSKFTAYLADGTGQEGATARGRKPFYCKELGFAMESLKEGYTVKDLWDVLPSQ; encoded by the exons atgaaccaaaagcCAGTTTGGGAGGATAGAGAAGTGAAGTTTGATATTCCTTCAAT CTACAAAACGTTACGCAGCGGAGAGCGCATCCTGGACGTACTTGATTCCGTAGAGGACACTAAAGGAAACAGTGGCGACACGGGACGCATTTTGGCGACCAATCTGCGTATAGTATGGTACTCTGTGACCTCGTACCGCTTCAGCCTGTCCATCGGGTACGCCTGCATACTGACCATGAACACCAAGACGGTCGTGTCGAAGCTCCGGGGAACTACGCAAGCCCTGCACATTCTCGGGGTAGGAGCCAACTCCCGTTTTGAGTTTATCTTCACGAACCTGCTGGCCAACACGAAACATTTCGCCTCCATCTTCGACATCTACCGGCTGTACCAAGCATCGACCGTGTATCGTGAGCTGAAGCTCCGCTCTTCCGTAGTAACCGCCGGTCAGCTACAGGTGCTGCCTCAGGAGCAGCTCTTCAATACGATCAGCGGTGTCTGGAATCTGTCGAGCGATCAGGGTAATCTGGGCATACTGATAGTCAGCAACGTACGGTTGGTGTGGTATGCCGAGATGAACAACAGCTTCAACATCTCGCTCCCCTACATGCAGATAGCGACCGTAAGGATACGTGAGTCCAAATACGGACCTGCTCTAGTCATTCAAACACTCGAAACCGGAGGCTCGTACGTGCTAGGCTTTCGTATCGATCCGCCGGACCGGTTGGGAGAGGTGTACAAAGAACTCCTTTCGCTGCATAGCGTCTACACGGAGACACCCGTTTTCGGGGTGTTCTATGAGGCCCCAGCCGATAAGGAACGACCGCCCAGCCAAACGTTCGATGATATCGAGGAGCTAGAGCAAGGAGCAGGCACAGAAATAAATTCCAAGTTTACCGCGTATCTCGCCGACGGCACGGGACAGGAAGGCGCTACGGCCAGAGGTCGGAAGCCTTTCTACTGCAAAGAGCTCGGTTTCGCTATGGAATCGCTGAAGGAAGGATACACGGTGAAGGACCTTTGGGACGTGCTGCCCTCTCAATAA
- the LOC125959951 gene encoding probable mitochondrial glutathione transporter SLC25A40 isoform X2 yields MARSMAATAPGQDMDDSRFRIRPYQQILSSCSGALVTSLFMTPLDVIKTRLQAQQKLLLSNKCYLYCNGLMDHICPCGPNMGPSAVSKPTLHFTGTIDAFSKISRYEGVGSLWSGLGPTLVLALPTTVIYFVAYEQFRIRLKELYQSRKGKDAELPIWLPLIAGSSARVLAVTIVNPLELIRTKMQSERLSYTEVGRAFRNLVRMQGVLGMWNGFFPTILRDVPFSGIYWTTYETIKKRFNVSQPTFAFSFVGGAISGGVAAFCTVPFDVVKTHQQIAFGEQFLYPQNGAKSKKLTGSTFGTMRKIYEINGIRGLFTGLTPRLVKVAPACAIMIASFEYGKNFFYSYNVARYHEKLHATGGGSAGGSSSV; encoded by the exons ATGGCAAGAAgcatggcagcaacagcaccgggGCAGGATATGGACGATAGCCGCTTTCGTATCCGACCGTATCAGCAAATACTATCCTCCTGTAGTGGCGCTCTTGTGACGTCGCTCTTCA TGACTCCGCTGGACGTGATCAAAACGAGGCTGCAGGCACAGCAGAAATTGCTGCTCTCCAACAAATGCTACCTTTACTGTAACGGATTGATGGATCACATCTGCCCTTGCGGACCCAACATGGGCCCATCTGCCGTCAGTAAACCTACGCTTCACTTTACCGGAACGATC GACGCGTTTTCAAAAATAAGTCGCTATGAAGGAGTCGGTTCTCTGTGGTCTGGCCTCGGACCGACGCTAGTTTTGGCCCTTCCAACGACGGTTATTTACTTTGTCGCCTACGAACAGTTCCGCATACGGCTGAAGGAGCTGTACCaaagcagaaaaggaaaagatgcGGAACTACCGATCTGGTTACCGCTAATAGCAGGCAGCTCAGCCCGTGTCCTGGCGGTGACCATCGTTAATCCGCTCGAGTTGATTCGCACAAAGATGCAATCGGAACGGCTCAGTTACACCGAGGTCGGGCGTGCATTCCGTAACTTGGTCCGGATGCAAGGAGTTCTCGGAATGTGGAACGGCTTCTTCCCGACCATTCTGCGAGACGTACCTTTCAGCGGTATCTACTGGACGACGTATGAGACCATCAAAAAGCGCTTCAACGTTAGTCAACCGACGTTTGCGTTCAGCTTCGTTGGCGGAGCCATTTCTGGTGGTGTGGCCGCATTCTGCACGGTTCCATTTGACGTGGTCAAAACGCATCAACAGATTGCATTCGGCGAACAGTTCCTATATCCCCAGAATGGCGCCAAATCAAAGAAACTCACCGGCAGCACATTCGGTACCATGCGGAAGATATACGAGATTAACGGTATCCGTGGTCTGTTTACCGGGCTGACGCCACGATTGGTCAAGGTGGCTCCCGCTTGTGCCATCATGATAGCGTCGTTCGAGTatgggaaaaactttttctaCTCCTACAACGTCGCACGATACCACGAAAAACTCCAcgctaccggtggtggctcCGCCGGTGGTAGCTCCTCAGTG TGA
- the LOC125959955 gene encoding geranylgeranyl transferase type-2 subunit beta: MAFTSNDVTISDDSRRELFFNKHVDYIANHGNDKNDYEYCMTEFLRMSGIYWGVTGLDLMDKLDRLEKQSIIEFIKKCQCPVTGGIAACEGHDPHILYTLSAIQILVIYDSLGEIDTELIAKYVESLQQLDGSFFGDRWGEVDTRFSFCAVAILSLINRMEVIDLEKAVNFVMSCCNADGGFGSKPHAESHAGLIYCCVGFLSITDQLHRLDCERLAWWLCERQLPSGGLNGRPEKLPDVCYSWWVLASLTIIGRLHWISSEKLEKFILSCQDAETGGFADRTGNMPDIFHTLFGLGALSLLGDKRLKPVNPTYCMPEYVMERCKLKPKVIVL, translated from the exons ATG GCCTTCACCTCGAACGACGTGACGATCAGTGATGATTCAAGAAGGGAATTGTTCTTCAACAAGCACGTCGATTACATCGCCAACCATGGCAACGATAAAAATGACTAC GAATACTGCATGACGGAGTTTCTGCGGATGTCCGGAATCTACTGGGGAGTGACGGGGCTGGATCTGATGGACAAACTGGACCGGCTGGAGAAACAATCGATAATTGAGTTTATTAAGAAATGCCAATGCCCCGTAACGGGAGGGATCGCCGCTTGCGAAGGACACGATCCGCACATCCTGTACACACTCAGCGCGATCCAGATTCTCGTCATCTACGATAGCCTGGGTGAGATCGATACCGAGCTGATTGCCAAGTATGTGGAATCGTTACAGCAGCTGGACGGCAGCTTCTTCGGAGACAGGTGGGGTGAAGTGGACACccgcttctccttctgcgCCGTGGCAATCCTGAGTCTAATC AATCGAATGGAAGTGATTGACCTCGAGAAGGCGGTTAACTTTGTGATGTCCTGTTGCAACGCGGACGGTGGCTTTGGTTCGAAACCGCATGCGGAAAGTCACGCCGGTTTGATTTACTGTTGCGTTGGGTTCCTGTCGATCACGGATCAGCTGCATCGGCTAGACTGCGAGCGGCTGGCATGGTGGTTATGCGAGCGGCAGCTTCCAAGCGGTGGCCTTAACGGGCGCCCCGAGAAGCTACCGGACGTGTGCTACTCTTGGTGGGTACTCGCATCACTAACGATCATCGGTCGGCTGCATTGGATCAGTTCGGAGAAGCTGGAAAAGTTTATCCTCTCATGCCAGGACGCCGAGACCGGTGGCTTCGCCGATCGTACCGGAAACATGCCCGACATCTTTCACACACTGTTCGGATTGGGCGCCCTTTCTCTGCTCGGCGACAAACGGTTGAAACCCGTCAATCCTACCTACTGTATGCCGGAGTATGTTATGGAACGGTGCAAATTGAAACCCAAAGTCATTGTGTTGTAA
- the LOC125959942 gene encoding SAFB-like transcription modulator — translation MAETPDKRKLNELRVVDLKHELEKRGKDGNGVKNVLLERLTQALRDEGQDPETLEFEIVAGKVATKKGKMTSGGKTDEESNDKEQSGGGVEGKENDEPQEIVTIIEDEPVIKMEPIEIKEEPEDLVEQQPEPVDAEHKEEEGEKEIKAEQHLNGDEQVQEEEFAKPSDPVPVVTAEPAAGDSQKTTETKDDSKEADNEDSLNLTIGEDDEKLLHDSNIEGDGKEDETGGGKEVTQNQDKDSEATEEQGKSEKAVTTAGTIEKDDTTTAKTASTSSSGNDGSSATGASEKSTTATTSTGPTNTTTSAGSEKGAPAATASTTTDVNDDAGGAGSGSNSSSNVGRNLWVSRLSTLTRATDLKQIFSKYGKVMGVKVVTNSRTPGTRCYGYVTMGSAKDATECINHLHRTELHGRLISVERAKSELAPSRQSSTTTTSTTESSDAGSKTAASTAGNGAKATTGKGDNKAKSSSDDKKKSGDTTKQASGEGKSATKVSEEKERKGGMQKDGKPRSSRASLERKRRTGDEQSRSVSNIRRSSGERGGKTASEAGAKRSTSRRSRSPQDRRSGTQRSTSQRREPRSRSQRSGGDRRERARSRDRDVLSLQKIREERERQRLRERERLLREEERRRREVRVRQREEEERLEREREKLAAERERIEKEKAELLRIVRERQKLEREKIELEHLELKRQQRKIEEAKRSLKRPSSTDRYDDDRKRPTTDRRVEAPPPPRFDSTISSSAGRSNYDRISSVDKKRSDDYPPSSSSKRDDFRRDSFKRGDDYSSSKRGSDDYNKRGSDSYKRDSRTDYKSSSGGRSSEDYGKRDSYSKRDIDRPSSSSYESRGGGGGGSSSGGAVLLAQPMGKDSRYSDRSSDYRGSGASVGGLNGSSGGRNDDRDRNNSSGSRYNDRSSGGGGTGSTGGNVGGGSWHSFGLSQTNNISSLGNWVDKSNDGVGGGGGWRNMDNGQDRYDRTYNERKPLPMSSGNAGGFIDQSRGNQFMGGGNSGGGGRPQDRYGQSVSNRFDNGRY, via the exons ATGGCAGAAACACCAGATAAACGGAAGTTGAACGAGTTGCGCGTGGTTGATTTGAAACACGAGCTGGAGAAACGCGGCAAGGACGGCAATGGAGTGAAAAATGTGCTGCTGGAGAGGCTCACTCAG GCTTTACGAGACGAGGGGCAGGATCCGGAGACGCTAGAGTTCGAAATCGTTGCGGGGAAGGTGGCCACGAAGAAGGGCAAGATGACGTCGGGCGGAAAAACCGACGAAGAGTCCAACGATAAAGAGCAATCCGGAGGAGGAGTGGAGGGCAAAGAAAATGATGAGCCGCAGGAAATTGTGACGATAATCGAGGACGAACCCGTGATAAAAATGGAGCCCATCGAAATAAAAGAGGAACCCGAGGATCTCGTAGAACAGCAGCCGGAACCCGTCGATGCTGAACacaaagaggaggagggggagaaaGAAATCAAAGCAGAACAGCATCTGAACGGGGATGAGCAGGTTCAGGAAGAGGAATTCGCCAAG CCGAGCGACCCAGTTCCGGTGGTGACAGCAGAACCGGCGGCGGGCGACTCTCAGAAGACAACAGAGACAAAAGATGATTCCAAGGAAGCGGACAATGAAGATTCCCTCAATCTCACCATCGGAGAGGATGACGAAAAGTTGCTGCACGACAGCAATATCGAAGGGGATGGCAAAGAAG ATGAGACAGGAGGCGGAAAAGAGGTAACACAGAATCAAGATAAAGATTCAGAAGCGACCGAGGAGCAGGGCAAGAG CGAAAAAGCAGTAACAACGGCCGGCACTATTGAGAAAG ACGACACGACgacagcaaaaacagcttcaaCTTCATCATCCGGCAACGATGGTAGCAGTGCAACCGGAGCGAGCGAAAAGTCgacgaccgccaccacctctaccggacccaccaacaccaccacttcggcgggaagcgaaaaaggagcaccagcagctaccGCATCGACAACAACCGATGTTAacgacgatgctggtggtgctggcagcgGAAGCAACTCGTCATCGAATGTGGGTCGCAATCTGTGGGTGTCGCGGCTATCGACGCTTACCCGTGCGACGGATTTAAAGCAGATATTTTCCAAGTACGGTAAGGTGATGGGCGTCAAGGTGGTGACTAACTCGCGCACGCCCGGTACACGCTGCTACGGATACGTTACAATGGGCTCTGCCAAGGATGCCACCGAGTGCAtcaatcatcttcatcgcacCGAGCTGCATGGGCGTCTGATTTCGGTCGAGCGCGCCAAATCGGAACTGGCACCTTCGCGCcaatcatcgacgacgacgacatcgacaacCGAGTCATCGGATGCAGGCAGCAAGACGGCAGCATCGACCGCCGGTAACGGTGCCAAGGCAACAACGGGCAAAGGGGACAACAAAGCAAAGTCTTCATCCGACGATAAGAAGAAGTCTGGCGATACAACGAAGCAGGCGTCCGGAGAAGGTAAATCAGCGACCAAAGTCAGCGAAGAGAAGGAACGGAAGGGTGGAATGCAGAAAGATGGAAAACCCAGATCCAGCCGTGCGAGTTTAGAACGCAAACGTCGCACGGGAGATGAACAATCGCGCAGCGTCAGCAACATCCGAAGAAGCAGTGGCGAACGAGGCGGAAAGACGGCATCTGAAGCAGGTGCTAAGCGCAGCACCAGCCGCCGTAGCAGATCACCACAGGATCGCCGTTCCGGCACGCAACGTTCGACATCGCAGCGACGTGAACCGCGATCCCGCAGTCAACGCAGCGGTGGTGACCGTCGCGAACGGGCACGATCGCGTGATCGCGATGTACTATCCTTGCAGAAGATCCGCGAAGAACGAGAACGCCAACGATTGCGCGAACGTGAGCGACTGCTGCGGGAGGAggaaagacgacgacgagaggtACGGGTCCGGCagcgcgaggaggaggagcggctGGAACGTGAGCGGGAAAAGCTGGCTGCTGAGCGCGAACGCATTGAGAAGGAGAAAGCTGAACTGTTGCGGATCGTGCGCGAACGCCAGAAGCTCGAACGCGAGAAGATCGAACTTGAGCACCTGGAGCTGAAGCGCCAGCAAAGGAA AATTGAGGAAGCTAAGAGATCGCTGAAACGCCCATCATCAACCGATCGATATGATGATGACCGTAAACGGCCGACAACGGATCGCCGGGTTGaggcaccaccgccgccgcgttTCGATTCTACCATATCGTCCAGTGCCGG ACGCTCCAATTACGATCGCATTTCATCGGTAGACAAGAAACGGTCCGACGATTATCCGCCATCTTCCTCGTCGAAGCGCGATGATTTCCGTCGTGACAGCTTCAAGCGAGGTGATGACTACAGTAGCAGCAAGCGTGGCTCAGATGATTACAACAAGCGTGGAAGCGACAGCTACAAGCGAGACTCGCGGACCGACTATAAATCGTCCAGCGGTGGTCGCTCGAGTGAAGATTATGGAAAGCGCGACAGCTACAGCAAGCGCGATATCGATCGTCCCTCTTCAAGTTCGTATGAAAGCCGCgggggaggaggcggaggTAGCAGCTCCGGTGGTGCCGTGTTGCTAGCGCAACCGATGGGCAAAGACAGTCGGTACAGTGACCGCTCGAGCGATTATCGAGGCAGCGGTGCCAGCGTTGGCGGACTGAATGGCAGCAGTGGTGGCCGTAatgacgatcgtgatcgtaacAATTCCTCCGGCAGCCGCTACAATGACCGATCGAGTGGTGGAGGAGGCACAGGAAGTACCGGAGGAAACGTTGGAGGTGGCAGTTGGCACAGTTTCGGATTGTcgcaaaccaacaacatctCTTCGCTCGGAAACTGGGTGGACAAATCGAATgacggcgttggtggtggtggcggctggcGTAATATGGACAATGGACAGGACCGTTACGATCGTACGTACAACGAACGCAAGCCGCTTCCAATGTCGTCCGGCAACGCCGGAGGCTTCATCGATCAATCCCGTGGCAATCAGTTCATGGGAGGAGGCaatagtggtggcggtggccgacCGCAAGACCGTTATGGACAATCGGTGTCTAATCGATTCGATAATGGCCGCTACTGA